The DNA window CCTTGGTGATGCCCATGGCGTAGCCGGTCGCGTGCAGCGCCTGCGAGCCGATCACGATGGTGTAGAGGTGGAAGTTCTTCTCGTTGGGGTCCCAGCCGCCGTGGTTCACGCCGCGGAACATGCCCAGCAGGTTGAGCGGGTCCACGCCCTTGCACCAGGCGACGCCGTGCTCGCGGTAGGTGGGGAAGGCGTAGTCGCCGGGCCGCATGGCCCGTCCGGAGCCGACCTGGGCGGCCTCCTGGCCGAGCAGCGAGGCCCAGAGGCCCAGCTCGCCCTGGCGTTGCAGGGCGGTGGCCTCCGCGTCGAAGCGGCGCACCAGGACGAGGTCGCGGTAGATCGCGCGCAGCTCCTCCGGTGTGGTCTCCAGGGAGAAGCCGGGGTGCTCGATCCGCTCGCCCTCAGGGGTCAGCAGCTGGACGAGCTCGGGCTCCGGCGGCGACGCGATGGGGCCGGAGCGGGAGGGCCCCCGCTTCCTGCGGGTTCCGGGGGCCTTCTTGGGCACTCCCGCCGTGCTGTCGACGGTCACGTTCACTCCTCGGTCTGTCCGGCCTCCGGGGTCGCCGGCAACCGGTCCGACATCCTCCCGTTCGGCCGCCTCCTTCGGCGGGCCTCCTCGCAGGTTCCGCGCGGGGTGTGCGCGCAAGTGCGAAGCGGGTGGCGGTCTGCGCCCCCGGGGGCGACCCGCAGAGAACGTTACCCAGCGGAAGCGTGAAGTGCGCTTGAGCTTGGACGTCCTAGTTGTTCTGCGGTGCCCGTCGGTGCACGAGCGCACGGTATCCGGCGCCACCGGGTCGGCGTAAGGGGTCCAGCGAGGAACTTCGGCCGTTCTGCCGCACGGTCGGGAGGAGCGGGGCAAGGCGAAGTGGACATGCCATTGAGGCCGGGCCATGCCCTACCGGCCGGTACCGGAAGCCGGCAGGGGATGGTGACGTTTCATCAGGCTGCGCCGCCACATCCGTCACAGCAGTACCATCAGTCACGTGATCAACGGTCAGAACATTGACCGCCGCAACCGGACGGGCCGCATTCCCCGGCCCGCCCCGCCCGCCGACGACGCCGCCGGGGCCCTGCTGCGGCGCTACGACGCCGGCGAGCCGATAGGGGTCTCCCCCGTGGCGGAAGGTCTGCTCAACCACGGCTACCGGGTCCTGACCACCGCCGGCACCTACTTCCTCAAGTGCTACATCGACGGCACCACCGCGGCCCCGGCCGCCATCGCCGCCCAGCACCGGGCCACCGCCGCCCTGCACGCCCTCGGCCTGCCCACCGCACCCCCGGTGGCCGCCCGGGACGGCCGTACGGTGGCGGCGTTCGCCGGACGCCGCTACGCCCTCTTCCCCTGGATCGAGGGCGGACACCGGGCCGGCCATGAACTCAGCCAGGACCAGTGCGCCGAGCTGGGCACCCTGCTCGGCCTGGTCCACCTGGCCCTCGCCCGGGTCCACCCGCCGGTGCTCCAGCCCCTGGTGCAGCCGACCGCCGACCCGGTACAGACCGAGGAGCTGATCGAGGAGCTGCTGGCGCTGGCCGCCGCGCACCGCCCGCACGACGACCTGGACGAGCTGGCCCGGCAGCGCCTGCTGGAGCGGCGCGGCCTGCTCGCCGCGTACGGGCACCGCCGGCCGCGCCCCGAGGCGGCCCCGCCGACCGGCTGGGTGCACGGCGACTTCCACCCGCTGAACCTGCTCTACCGGGGCCCGGACCCGGTGGCCATCCTCGACTGGGACCGGCTGGGCCTCAAGCCCCGCGCCGAGGAGGCCGTACGCGGCGCCACGCTCTTCTTCCACCACCCGCTGACCGGGGCGCTGGACCTGGTCCGGGTGCGGCGCTTCTCCCAGGCGTACCGGGCGGCGGGTGCGGCCACCGCCGAGGAGATGGCCGCCGCGGTGCACCGGGTGTGGTGGGAACGGCTGAACGACTTCTGGATGCTCCAGTGGCGCTACCAGCGCGGCGACCACCGGGCCGACCCGCTCTTCCCGGCGGCGGCGGCGCAGATCGTCTGGTGGTGCGAGGAGTACGAGCAGGTGCTGGACGCGTACACCAACTGACGTACACCACTGACGTACACCAACTGCGCCGACCGAGGCGGGGTCGCACCGGGTGGGGACGGCCGGACACCGGCCCGGCAGGGGTCGGCCCCCGGCCCGGCGGGTGCCGGGGCGGGGGCCGGAGGGTGGAGCCTCAGGACGTGGTGCCGTCGCCCCCGTTCTCGCCGCCCCCGGCGACGACGCCGCCGGGGGCGGGCTGGCTCGGGTTGCCGCTGGCCGGGCCGCCGTCGGAGCCACCGTCGCCGCCGCCGTCGGTGGTGCCACCGGTCGCCCCGCCGCCCGGCTCGGTGGGAGCCGTCGACGGCTCGGTGGTGGCGGGCGGCTTGGAGGTGGGCGGCTGCGAGGTGGGCGGCTGCGACGTCGGCGGCTCGGACGTCGGCGACTCCGAGACGGACGGCTGGGGATTGGGTACGCCCCCGCCGGTGCCGTACGGCGTCTCGCCGCTCCCGCTCGGAAGCTCCGGGTCGTCGCTCGGCGTCGAGGAGTCGCCGGGCACGCTCTCACCCGTCACCGAGGGCGACGGCGAGCCGGTGTCCGGGGGCGTGGCGCCCTTGGTGCCGCCGTGCGAGCTGAGTATGGCGGCGACCACCGCCACCGCAGCCGCCGCAGCCAGCGCCAGCGCCATCAGCGGCCCGCGCCGACGGGGCGGCGGCTCATCGCCGCCACCGCCGGGTCCGCCCGCTCCCGGGCCGCCGC is part of the Peterkaempfera bronchialis genome and encodes:
- a CDS encoding phosphotransferase enzyme family protein encodes the protein MINGQNIDRRNRTGRIPRPAPPADDAAGALLRRYDAGEPIGVSPVAEGLLNHGYRVLTTAGTYFLKCYIDGTTAAPAAIAAQHRATAALHALGLPTAPPVAARDGRTVAAFAGRRYALFPWIEGGHRAGHELSQDQCAELGTLLGLVHLALARVHPPVLQPLVQPTADPVQTEELIEELLALAAAHRPHDDLDELARQRLLERRGLLAAYGHRRPRPEAAPPTGWVHGDFHPLNLLYRGPDPVAILDWDRLGLKPRAEEAVRGATLFFHHPLTGALDLVRVRRFSQAYRAAGAATAEEMAAAVHRVWWERLNDFWMLQWRYQRGDHRADPLFPAAAAQIVWWCEEYEQVLDAYTN